The DNA region TTCCATAAAGACTCATACCTTCTTGTAATTCAATTCCTGCAAATTGTTCTTTTGGTAAAGTTTGCATTGCTTCTTCATTATATTCACCATATGCATCTTTTGGCTCTACTAATACATCTGCTTCTTCATTTAAAGCCATTTCAACTAATTTCGTTTCTAAACCTGGAATAATTTGACCTTTACCTGAAACAAACTCTAGTGGTGCTCCACCAACATTTGTATCTAAATGCTCACCTGAGTTTGCATCTTTAAGTGTGTACTCTATTCCAATTACTTTGTTTGACATAATTTCTCCTATTTAAGTTTAATTTATAATTTTGATATATTCTTTGTTGCTATTTTTGCTTCTTTTGAACTTGGGTAAACATCAATTAATGTTCCATAAAACTTAGAAGCATTACTAAAATCTTTAATCTTTTCAAAAGATATAGCACTGTGTAATAAAAGCTTAGGCATCCAAGAGGCTTTATCATATAATACAGCTGATTGTTTAAAATATTTTATTGCCTTTTCATATTTATCTCTGTAATACCACATCTCACCAAGATAATAATTACTTTCAGCAGGTTTATAATTTAATTCAACTAACTGTTCAAACATTGGAATTGCTTTTGTAAAATAATCTTTTTTAAACAATTGTTTTGCTTCATCCAACATCTTTTTTTTATCTGCGAATGATAACTTTTTTGTTTTAGCTGATGATTTTATTTTTACATTAGTTTTTTGGCCTAAACTTTTTTTAAATGCATTAAACTCATCTAATGTAACAAATTGTTTCATATTTGATTTCAATTCTGATACTGAAACATACTTTTTATTAATTTCATTTACTTCATTTGCTAATTTATCAATTGCATTTTTTAATGTATCTAAATTTTTCTTATTTTCTTTTTGAATATCTTCTTGCATTGTCAATAATTGACTAGTTACTTTTTTTAGATTTTCAATATCTGTTGTATTTTTTGTACTAATATTTTCAGCTTCTTCAAGCTTTTTAATAATTTTATTTACATTTAATACAGTATCATTTAATTTTTTTGAATCACCTTCATATATTGATTCTATACCATCAATTCTTTGGCTAAGAGATTCTAATGTAGTCTTAACACCTTTAAATTTTGTATCAATTTTACCTAAATCATTTTTATTTTTAAGAATATATTTTTCAGTCTTATTCAATCCGTAAGGTTTATCAGTATTCAAATCACCTGCACCAAAAACAGAAACTTCATTAGCAAAAGCTAATGAAGATAGTAAGATTATAGATGTTATTTTAATTTTCATATATTTCTATTTATTCTAAGCTCTAAAACTATTATGGTAAAAGCTTATGTTCAGCTCTTCTGTTTTTTTGCCAGCAGTTTTTATTTTTTTCAGTACAAACAGGATTACTTTCACCAAAACTCACTAAAGAGATTGAATCTGCGTTAATTCCTTCTGATACTAATGCATCTTTAGTAGCTTTTGCTCTTTTTAATCCTAATGCATAGTTATACTCATCAGTTCCCCACTCATCACAATTACCTTCAATTTTAATTTTTGTAGTAGGTTTAATATCTGCAAGTTTTTTTGCATTATCTTTAGTTTTTTCAATCATTTCAGAATTTAATTTATATTTATCAAATCCAAAATAGATATTTTCAATAAACACTTTTTTGCCATTGATCATATAATAATAACCATTTTCTGCTTTTTGAGCTAATGTGTCATTTACAGTATCTTCTTGAACATTACTGTTATCAATACTATCTAAACTAGACTCAGAATTATTAACTGTACTTTGATTTTGTTCAGTTGCCGAACTTCCGTCCATTTCTACATTTTTTTGACTACAACCAGTAAATAACACTGCTGCAACTAAAAAAGAGTAAATACCTATCTTTTTCATAACAATTCCCTTATATAAATTTTAATTGATTTTACAAAAACTAAACTTAATTATAAATTACAACCAAATTCAGAAAAAATACCTATAATACACTATTTATAGATATTTTACCAATCAATTGATTGAATTTTTCCACCATTTAAAGGAAAAGTAAATGACTTATTATAGTTTAATCTAATAATTCCAACATAACTTCGTCCATTTATGTTTTTAATATGTAAAATTGATTCTCCATCAGCTGAAAACTTTGGAAATTGATTTACACCTGTACTTGTTAATCTTCTTAAAAAATCACTTTTTGTTGAGATTAAATATAAATTAAAAGTCCTAATACCAAATTCATTCGCTTTATCTCTACTTGAATACACTACATAATTTTTATATGTAGTTGCAGAAGAGTTATTATTACCATGATATACTACTCTTTGTACACCTCGTTGACCTATTGTTTTTAAAAATATATTTGGATGATTTAATCTATCCGATACAAATATTATTTTTTTATCATTTTCAACAAAATGTGCACCAACATCAATCCCTTTATATGTAGTTAATCTTTGCTTAGTTTTTGTATTAATATCATATAAATAAATATCAGCTTGTCCATAAGGTGAAGCTGTTACTAATATTTTAGAACCATCTTTACTAACATCTGAAGCAACAATTAATCCTTCGCTTTTCATTATAACTTTCTTTTTACCTGTATATAAATTTGCTTCTATTAATGTAGGTACACTATTTCTATAAGTTGTATAATAATAACTTTTTTGTTCATTATTTACCCATTTAGGAAAAATATTAAGTCCACCACTTACTATTCTTTTTTGAAAACTTAATGTATAATCACCAATATAAATATCTGCTTTTTTAGAGTCTTTGTATACTGAGAAAATAACAAATTTATCCATCCAGTCAATTGAAGGAGCTTTTAAATATTTATTAACAGCAATTGCAATTCTATGAGATAAAAAAGGATACCTTTTCTCATATTTTGTAGAAAAAGATTTATTTTGAACTAATTGTTTACTATTAATATCATAAAGTTTTGTATTAACTGTGATTCCTCCAAAACCTGTATTTATTGAGTCTATATTTAAATATAAATCTACATTATTCTTTTGTAATATATATAAATCGGGTTTTGAATTAAAATTAGTAGAAACATATGTTGCTTCAACATTAAAATGCCCACTTACTTTTAGATCATTTACAATTACTTTTTTAACTTTCTTTAAAAAATTTATATCTTTACTATTTTTTGCAATTGCAACAACAATTTTTGGTAAATTTTGAGATTTTTTAACAATTTCTAACTTTGCATCAACTGCAAATGCCAAATTAAAAAAACACAATAATAAAATTATTAATTTCTTCATACATCATCCTTTTGATTTAAACGTTACTTCTATAGTTGTACTTGAACCTTTATTGTGAGGAGGATAAGGTAAGTTTTTTTGTTCCTCTAAAAATTCTTTTAAAAGAGTATCGAATTTTTCATTAGTAGAATATTTTAAAAATTTGTAATTAAAATTTCCAAGTTTTGATATTATAATCAATACTTTTGCAGATAATCCATCATCTATCATAATAGGATTCCATCTTTGTGCAAGTATTTCATGAATTTTTGAAAAGTATGGATCATTTGCATGTTCTGAAGAGGTATCAATAGCTAATGATCTCTTTTTCATCTTCACATCATCTAACATTTTAGATAGATTTAAATCACCACTTGTTTTTTTCTCTCTTTCAAATTTTGATTTAAATCTACTTGAAACATTTGAAGATTTAACATTATTTACAACTTCTTTAACAACTTTTTCTTCTTTTGTATCAACATTTGCAAAAAGAGATTTTATATTAGCCTTTTGTTTGGGACTATTAGAAACTGATTTTTTAGCAACATCTTCCTCAACTTTTTTATTTACACTCATTTTTGAAATATTATTTTGTTTTTCATCAGATAAAACTACTTCTAATTCTAAAACAGTAGTTTTTTTTGAAGAATCATAAAGTTTTACATCATGTTCATCTATATATAATAAAAATAACGTAAATACCAAAATATAAATAAAAAAAGATAAAATTCCAGATAAATAAAAGTTGGTATCATTACGTGCAGTAGAAAAAAGTTTTAACATTTATAATTATCCATCAGTAATTAAAGATACTTTTAAAAATCCTGCTTCTTTTACAGTTTTTAAAACATACATTACATCATTATAAACAAGAGTTTTATCAGCTCTAATATGTATAGGAGTATTTCTATTTTTTGATTTAGCAAATAAAATAAAACTATCTGGAAAATCTTTTAAATCATATCTATTTTTATTAATACGTACTTGTCTATTTTTATTAATAAATATAGTTATTTTTTTTACATTTTCTAGTTGTCTTGATTTACTTCCACTAGGTAAATTAACTGGTTCTTCAAACTCCATAACTGGAGCTGTAACCATAAGTATTGCTAATAATACTAACATAATATCAACTAATGGAGTAATATTTAATTCAGGCTTTTGGTTAAAATCATACATACTATTAACCTTTAGCAACTAAAATTTCAGCTTGTGCCTTAATATATGTATTTAATTCATAAACTTTTCTAACTAATATTTGATGAAATGTATATGCAAATATTGCTACAAAAATTCCAGCTGCAGTTGCAACTAATGCTTCACTTATTGCAGGTGCGATAACAGAAAATCCAACTTTACCTTGATTTGAGAACTTAGCAAAAGACTCTAATATACCAACAACAGTACCAAATAATCCAATAAAGGGCGCAGTTGAAGAAATAATAGATAACCAAGAAATACCAAAACTTGCATCTTTGATAATCGAAATTTCACATGCATGAAGAATATGTTTTGAAGAAGAACCACTTGAACATTTATATAATGAAGATAAAGGACTTATATCAGTACCTCTAGAAGTTAAAGTATCTAAAGACTTTTGTTCATTAACAATTAAAGAATTTAAATTTAATAACCTATATATAAAAATCCAAAAAATAGTAACTAAATAAGCAGATAGCAGTACTAACACAAGAATTGTGATAGCACTACTATTACTAAGATAATCTAATATCAAATCAATCATAGGATACTTTCTACGCGAAAGAATTGATTTTTGCTTCAACTGAAGCAACAGATACATTAGAATCTTTTACAGAATTAACTAATTCTTTTGCCGCTTCAATATTTTTAGCAATATTAGAATCTTCACCTTGAGTTAATGCAATAGCTCCATCAGCTAGTACATCAACAGAACTTTCATTTACTTTAACATGTCCCCAATTTATAGCAACAGCCTCAGTAGAATTTGCTTTTTCAATAACAATTACACCTACTGTTAAAGAAGAAACAAGTGATGAGTGTCCAGGTAAAACACCAAACTCTCCCTCTTTTCCAGGAAGAGTTACAGTTTTTACGTCATCATTGAAGATTTCTCCATTTGGTGTAACTATTGATAATCTAATTGTCTCCATAGGCTAACCTTATTTTGATTTCATTTCCTCTGCTTTAGCTAAAGCTTCATCAATTCCACCAACCATATAGAATGCCATTTCAGGAATATTATCATATTTACCATCTAAGATACCTTTGAATCCAGCAATTGTATCTTTAAGTTCAACATATTTACCTGGGCTTCCTGTAAATACTTCTGCAACGAAGAATGGTTGAGATAAGAATTTTTCAATTTTTCTTGCTCTATCAACTACAAGTTTATCTGCTTCTGATAATTCATCCATACCAAGAATAGCAATAATATCTTGTAAATCTTTATATTTTTGTAATAAAGATTGAACACCTCTAGCTACAGAATAATGTTCTTCACCTAAAACATCAGAACTTAAAATTCTAGAAGTAGAATCTAATGGATCAACTGCAGGATAAATACCTTTTTCTGCAATTTTTCTATTAAGAACTGTTGTTGCATCTAAGTGAGCAAATACAGAAGCTGGAGCAGGGTCAGTTAAGTCATCCGCTGGTACATATACTGCTTGTACAGAAGTAATAGAACCTTTAGAAGTAGATGTAATTCTTTCTTGTAATGCACCCATTTCTCTTGCCAATGTTGGTTGGTAACCAACAGCTGAAGGAATTCTTCCTAATAATGCTGACATTTCAGAACCTGCTTGCGCAAATCTAAAAATATTATCAACGAACATTAATACATCAAGACCTTTTTCATCTCTAAAGTATTCTGCCATTGTAAGACCAGTTAATGCAATTCTATTTCTTGCACCTGGAGGCTCACTCATTTGACCATAACATAGTGCAACTTTATCAAGAACGTTTGAATCTTTCATTTCATGGTAAAGGTCATTACCTTCTCTTGTTCTTTCACCAACACCAGCAAATACTGAGTAACCAGAGTGTTTAAATGCAACATTATGGATAAGTTCCATAATAATAACTGTTTTACCAACACCAGCACCACCAAATAGTCCAACTTTTCCACCTTTTGAATAAGGAGCTAAAAGGTCAACTACTTTAATACCTGTTTCAAACATTTCAGTTTTAGTTGATTGCTCTTCAAATGTTGGAGCAGATCTATGAATAGACCATCTTGTTGTATCTTCAGGAATTGCTTCACCTTCATCAACAGGATCACCAATTACGTTAAAAATTCTTCCTAATACAGCTTCACCAACTGGAACTTTAATTGGTCCACCAGTAGCATTACACTCTTGACCTCTAATTAGTCCCTCAGTCATATCCATAGCAATAGTTCTTACTCTACCATCACCGATGTGCGCAGCAACTTCAAGTACTAATCTATCATGGTTTGCATCAGCGAAAACAACATCAATTGCTTCATTGATTTCTGGTAAATATCCGTCGAACTCTACGTCTACAACCGGACCCATTACCTGAATAATTTTACCTTTCATACGGGTAGCTCCTTTAAATTATTTTAATGATTCAACACCACTGATAATTTCTATCAGCTCTGTTGTAATTGCAGCTTGTCTAGCTTTATTATATTCAACTGTTAAACTATTAACTCTATCTTTTGCATTATTAGTTGCAGCTTCCATTGCTTGCATTCTTGCAGAATGTTCTGCAGCTAAAGAGTCAATCAATGCATAATACATATTAAAATCTATATATTTTGCTGTTAATTCATTTAACACTTCTTCATCGTCATCTGGTTCTATAGAAAGCATTGAACTATCATTCTCTTCAGTTTTTGCATTTTCTAAACTAATTGGTAAAAGTTCATTAACTCTTAATTCTTGAGTTAGCATATTTAAGAACCCATTATAAACTAAAATTACTTTTTCTGTAATTCCATTATTAAAATCTTCTACAACTTCGCCAATAAATTCAGCAGCTCTATCATAATCAGGTGCTGAAGACAAATCTCCAACTCTTTGTGCAAGCTCAACGCCTTGGAAACTAAAGAAATCAATTCCTTTTCTTCCTGCAGCTCTTAATCTTACATTTGCACCTTTAGCTTCATACTCTGCTTTTAATTTATTAACAGTTTTAATTGTTGCCATATTAAAACCACCGCAAAGACCTTTGTCAGCAGTAACTAAAACAATATCAACTGTTTTAGGGTTGTCATTTGGAATAAATGCTTTATCAACATTTCCTTCTTCATGAACTTTGCTAACTCTATTTGCGATATCAGAAAGAACTTCATTTATCTTCTTTGCATAACTTCTAGCTTGTTCAGATAACTGTCTAGTTCTAGTAAGTTTTGCAGAAGATACAAGCTTCATAGCTTTTGTAGTCTTCTGAGTATTCTTAACACTGTTAATTTTAAGTTTAATCTCTTTTAAGTTAGCCATATGCTAATCCTTAATTTGCACTGAATACAGTTTTAAACTCATCTAATGCAGATTTTAATGCAGACTCAATCTCATCATCAATTTTTTGTTTACTTCTGATTGACTCTAAAATATTTGAATATTTTTGCTCAAAAAATGCGTGTAATTCATCTTCGAATTTAACTACATCATTTACAGCAACATCATTTAAATAACCTTTTGTACCAGCATAAATGATAACAATTTGTTTTTCAATAACTAATGGTTTATTAACACCTTGTTTTAATACTTCAACCATTCTTTGTCCAAGTTCTAACTCTTTTCTTGTTGATTCATCAAGATCAGATGCGAATTGTGCGAATGCTTCAAGCTCTCTATATTGAGCAAGTGATAATTTTAATGTACCAGCTACTTGTTTAGTAGCTTTAATTTGTGCAGCACCACCAACTCTTGATACAGATAAACCAACATTAATTGCAGGTCTAATACCTGAGTTAAATAAGTTAGTTTCAAGGAAAATTTGTCCATCTGTAATAGAAATTACGTTTGTTGGAATAT from Malaciobacter molluscorum LMG 25693 includes:
- the atpG gene encoding ATP synthase F1 subunit gamma; translated protein: MANLKEIKLKINSVKNTQKTTKAMKLVSSAKLTRTRQLSEQARSYAKKINEVLSDIANRVSKVHEEGNVDKAFIPNDNPKTVDIVLVTADKGLCGGFNMATIKTVNKLKAEYEAKGANVRLRAAGRKGIDFFSFQGVELAQRVGDLSSAPDYDRAAEFIGEVVEDFNNGITEKVILVYNGFLNMLTQELRVNELLPISLENAKTEENDSSMLSIEPDDDEEVLNELTAKYIDFNMYYALIDSLAAEHSARMQAMEAATNNAKDRVNSLTVEYNKARQAAITTELIEIISGVESLK
- a CDS encoding MotA/TolQ/ExbB proton channel family protein — its product is MIDLILDYLSNSSAITILVLVLLSAYLVTIFWIFIYRLLNLNSLIVNEQKSLDTLTSRGTDISPLSSLYKCSSGSSSKHILHACEISIIKDASFGISWLSIISSTAPFIGLFGTVVGILESFAKFSNQGKVGFSVIAPAISEALVATAAGIFVAIFAYTFHQILVRKVYELNTYIKAQAEILVAKG
- a CDS encoding energy transducer TonB; its protein translation is MLKLFSTARNDTNFYLSGILSFFIYILVFTLFLLYIDEHDVKLYDSSKKTTVLELEVVLSDEKQNNISKMSVNKKVEEDVAKKSVSNSPKQKANIKSLFANVDTKEEKVVKEVVNNVKSSNVSSRFKSKFEREKKTSGDLNLSKMLDDVKMKKRSLAIDTSSEHANDPYFSKIHEILAQRWNPIMIDDGLSAKVLIIISKLGNFNYKFLKYSTNEKFDTLLKEFLEEQKNLPYPPHNKGSSTTIEVTFKSKG
- the atpC gene encoding ATP synthase F1 subunit epsilon translates to METIRLSIVTPNGEIFNDDVKTVTLPGKEGEFGVLPGHSSLVSSLTVGVIVIEKANSTEAVAINWGHVKVNESSVDVLADGAIALTQGEDSNIAKNIEAAKELVNSVKDSNVSVASVEAKINSFA
- the atpD gene encoding F0F1 ATP synthase subunit beta, encoding MKGKIIQVMGPVVDVEFDGYLPEINEAIDVVFADANHDRLVLEVAAHIGDGRVRTIAMDMTEGLIRGQECNATGGPIKVPVGEAVLGRIFNVIGDPVDEGEAIPEDTTRWSIHRSAPTFEEQSTKTEMFETGIKVVDLLAPYSKGGKVGLFGGAGVGKTVIIMELIHNVAFKHSGYSVFAGVGERTREGNDLYHEMKDSNVLDKVALCYGQMSEPPGARNRIALTGLTMAEYFRDEKGLDVLMFVDNIFRFAQAGSEMSALLGRIPSAVGYQPTLAREMGALQERITSTSKGSITSVQAVYVPADDLTDPAPASVFAHLDATTVLNRKIAEKGIYPAVDPLDSTSRILSSDVLGEEHYSVARGVQSLLQKYKDLQDIIAILGMDELSEADKLVVDRARKIEKFLSQPFFVAEVFTGSPGKYVELKDTIAGFKGILDGKYDNIPEMAFYMVGGIDEALAKAEEMKSK
- a CDS encoding OmpA family protein; the encoded protein is MKKIGIYSFLVAAVLFTGCSQKNVEMDGSSATEQNQSTVNNSESSLDSIDNSNVQEDTVNDTLAQKAENGYYYMINGKKVFIENIYFGFDKYKLNSEMIEKTKDNAKKLADIKPTTKIKIEGNCDEWGTDEYNYALGLKRAKATKDALVSEGINADSISLVSFGESNPVCTEKNKNCWQKNRRAEHKLLP
- the tolB gene encoding Tol-Pal system protein TolB codes for the protein MKKLIILLLCFFNLAFAVDAKLEIVKKSQNLPKIVVAIAKNSKDINFLKKVKKVIVNDLKVSGHFNVEATYVSTNFNSKPDLYILQKNNVDLYLNIDSINTGFGGITVNTKLYDINSKQLVQNKSFSTKYEKRYPFLSHRIAIAVNKYLKAPSIDWMDKFVIFSVYKDSKKADIYIGDYTLSFQKRIVSGGLNIFPKWVNNEQKSYYYTTYRNSVPTLIEANLYTGKKKVIMKSEGLIVASDVSKDGSKILVTASPYGQADIYLYDINTKTKQRLTTYKGIDVGAHFVENDKKIIFVSDRLNHPNIFLKTIGQRGVQRVVYHGNNNSSATTYKNYVVYSSRDKANEFGIRTFNLYLISTKSDFLRRLTSTGVNQFPKFSADGESILHIKNINGRSYVGIIRLNYNKSFTFPLNGGKIQSIDW
- a CDS encoding biopolymer transporter ExbD, with protein sequence MYDFNQKPELNITPLVDIMLVLLAILMVTAPVMEFEEPVNLPSGSKSRQLENVKKITIFINKNRQVRINKNRYDLKDFPDSFILFAKSKNRNTPIHIRADKTLVYNDVMYVLKTVKEAGFLKVSLITDG
- a CDS encoding tetratricopeptide repeat protein — encoded protein: MKIKITSIILLSSLAFANEVSVFGAGDLNTDKPYGLNKTEKYILKNKNDLGKIDTKFKGVKTTLESLSQRIDGIESIYEGDSKKLNDTVLNVNKIIKKLEEAENISTKNTTDIENLKKVTSQLLTMQEDIQKENKKNLDTLKNAIDKLANEVNEINKKYVSVSELKSNMKQFVTLDEFNAFKKSLGQKTNVKIKSSAKTKKLSFADKKKMLDEAKQLFKKDYFTKAIPMFEQLVELNYKPAESNYYLGEMWYYRDKYEKAIKYFKQSAVLYDKASWMPKLLLHSAISFEKIKDFSNASKFYGTLIDVYPSSKEAKIATKNISKL